A single window of Desulfobotulus mexicanus DNA harbors:
- a CDS encoding PAS domain-containing sensor histidine kinase: protein MRPLHSLRQSGSGFLKETRKLKRRIQRLEGDAAALRKAQQALKKSEETYRTVFANTGTATMLIEKDATIAMVNAEFEKLSGFSRHEVEGRQVWTVFVENVADRERMKHYHHLRRIDPDAAPRTYECRLRNKNGDPLIATMTVAMIPGTLQSIASVLDITQRRKTEEALKISEEKFAKAFHSSPVAMMIATMDEGLILDVNNTLLKMTGYPEKSIVSAKIRDMAFWPDTDLFKSLARELMNHGQFHQREMTYRTHGGEIRHGNLSADIVDFNGKACMLTAILDITEQRRLEKEILRTSEEERRKIGYDLHDDLGQHLVGVEAMASLLHKRLLAAESPGAILAGEITELIRSATTKTRNIAKGLCPVNLDAGGLAAALSQLAEHIENVFEVQCRFEADTQDMKMDHNTAVNLYRIAQEAVSNALRHGRADQIHLGLNNKKQGIYLFIKDNGQGLPHPLPNQGMGLGIMTHRARRIGADIEIRNRSPHSGAEVLCRIPHVF from the coding sequence ATGAGACCCCTGCACAGTCTCCGTCAGTCAGGCTCTGGATTCCTTAAGGAAACCAGAAAACTGAAACGCCGCATCCAGAGGCTGGAAGGCGATGCAGCAGCCCTGCGAAAAGCTCAGCAGGCCCTTAAAAAATCCGAAGAAACCTACCGCACCGTATTTGCCAATACGGGAACGGCAACCATGCTCATTGAAAAGGATGCCACCATCGCCATGGTGAATGCGGAATTTGAAAAACTGTCCGGTTTCAGCCGCCACGAGGTGGAAGGACGACAGGTCTGGACGGTCTTTGTGGAAAATGTGGCCGACCGGGAGCGCATGAAGCACTACCATCACTTGAGAAGAATTGATCCCGATGCCGCCCCCAGAACCTACGAATGCCGCCTGCGGAATAAAAATGGTGATCCCCTCATCGCTACCATGACCGTAGCCATGATTCCCGGAACCCTGCAAAGCATTGCATCGGTACTGGACATCACCCAGCGCAGAAAAACCGAAGAAGCCCTTAAAATATCCGAGGAAAAATTTGCCAAGGCCTTTCACTCAAGCCCAGTGGCCATGATGATTGCCACCATGGATGAAGGTCTCATACTGGATGTCAACAATACCCTCCTGAAAATGACCGGCTATCCGGAAAAAAGCATTGTCAGCGCAAAGATAAGGGATATGGCCTTCTGGCCGGACACGGATCTTTTTAAAAGCCTTGCAAGGGAACTGATGAACCATGGCCAGTTCCATCAGCGGGAAATGACTTACAGAACCCATGGAGGTGAAATCCGCCACGGCAATCTCTCCGCAGACATTGTGGATTTCAACGGCAAGGCCTGCATGCTGACAGCCATTCTGGATATTACGGAACAAAGAAGGCTCGAAAAAGAAATTTTACGCACCAGCGAAGAAGAGCGCAGAAAAATCGGCTATGATCTCCATGATGATCTGGGCCAGCATCTTGTGGGCGTTGAGGCCATGGCAAGCCTGCTGCACAAAAGGCTGCTTGCCGCAGAAAGTCCCGGTGCAATTCTAGCAGGAGAAATCACAGAGCTGATCCGCTCAGCCACAACCAAAACAAGAAACATTGCCAAGGGCCTCTGCCCCGTGAATCTGGATGCAGGGGGGCTGGCCGCAGCCCTTTCCCAGCTGGCAGAGCACATAGAAAATGTTTTCGAAGTCCAGTGCCGTTTTGAAGCAGACACACAAGATATGAAAATGGATCACAATACTGCGGTGAATCTCTACCGCATAGCCCAGGAGGCCGTCAGCAATGCTCTGCGCCATGGCCGTGCAGATCAGATTCACCTTGGCCTCAACAACAAAAAACAGGGTATATACCTCTTTATAAAGGATAATGGACAGGGCCTGCCCCATCCCCTTCCCAATCAGGGTATGGGGCTTGGAATCATGACCCACAGGGCCAGACGCATTGGTGCTGACATCGAAATCCGAAACCGCAGCCCCCATTCAGGAGCAGAAGTCCTATGCCGCATACCGCACGTATTCTGA
- a CDS encoding acetyl-CoA hydrolase/transferase C-terminal domain-containing protein, with the protein MTAMQTRFMADVEACVDTIIETVGKDVVLGMPLALGKSHHVTNGLYARAKKDPEMKLTILTALALEKPSPSSELERRMLEPIVARIWEGVPDFDYMKDYRNGKMPENVTVREFFYKAGSYMNVPAAQQEYISSNYTHVVRDLEVNAINVYCHIVARGEENGQLVFSDSCNSDLGQDIIDYMEKSKAAGRRVMHVAHVNRHLPFMYGDAVNTPDVFDIVLEGEEMHTPLFSVPKASVAVADHAIGLHVSSLVKDGGTLQIGIGALGDAIADSLILRHEKNDVYRSLLADAGIEEHYGDLVDSIGGRKPFEEGLYGATEMLVEAFMYLYKAGILKRKVYQNENLQRFVNDGSLKEVVRPEALAMLLSEKPFYPMLMKEDFDILQYYGLFQEGLVYDDFQIKDRAGNFWTADLRDENYRKELAGALCGGSLKNGVLLHAGFFIGSNDFYEGLRTMDADERRLFSMTGVDVVNQLYGNERLRALQRKDARFVNTGMKLSLLGNVCSDALEDGRVVSGVGGQYNFVAMAHALKDARLIMMLRSTGFRGGQTVSNVVFNYGHTTIPRHLRDIVVTEYGIADLRGRSDREIISRVLAVTDSRFQEGLLKKAKDAGKIPQHYIIPEAFRNNTPQRLNALAAKYKNQAVFAPFPFGSEFTREEQVLGRSLRGLKQNIARKKWATIGGILGGLFRPAPESAHPFLQRMGLDQPSNFKEKLLRSVVTHALISSGSLDAAVSRQETVSEKAMKPAAARVTVR; encoded by the coding sequence ATGACAGCAATGCAAACCCGTTTTATGGCCGATGTGGAAGCCTGTGTGGATACCATCATTGAAACCGTGGGCAAGGACGTTGTTCTGGGAATGCCCCTTGCGCTGGGTAAATCCCACCATGTTACCAATGGTCTTTATGCAAGGGCGAAAAAAGATCCTGAAATGAAACTCACCATCCTCACGGCCCTTGCTCTGGAAAAGCCTTCCCCTTCCAGTGAGCTGGAACGGCGCATGCTGGAACCCATTGTGGCCCGCATTTGGGAGGGTGTCCCGGATTTTGATTATATGAAAGATTACAGAAATGGAAAAATGCCGGAAAATGTCACGGTCCGCGAATTTTTCTACAAAGCTGGCAGTTATATGAATGTACCCGCAGCCCAGCAGGAATATATCAGCAGCAATTATACCCATGTGGTGAGGGATCTTGAGGTTAATGCCATCAATGTTTATTGCCATATTGTGGCCAGAGGAGAGGAAAACGGGCAGCTTGTGTTCAGCGATTCCTGTAACTCGGATCTGGGGCAGGATATCATTGATTATATGGAAAAATCCAAGGCAGCAGGACGTCGTGTCATGCATGTGGCCCATGTAAACCGGCATCTTCCCTTCATGTACGGAGATGCGGTGAACACACCGGATGTATTTGATATTGTCCTTGAAGGGGAGGAGATGCACACGCCTCTCTTTTCAGTGCCTAAGGCTTCCGTTGCCGTGGCGGATCATGCCATAGGGCTGCATGTGAGCAGCCTTGTAAAAGATGGCGGTACCTTGCAGATTGGCATTGGCGCACTGGGGGATGCCATTGCGGACAGCCTTATCCTGCGCCATGAAAAAAATGATGTCTACCGCAGCCTGCTGGCCGATGCCGGGATTGAGGAACACTATGGAGACCTTGTGGACAGTATCGGCGGCAGAAAGCCCTTTGAAGAAGGGCTTTACGGTGCAACAGAAATGTTGGTGGAAGCCTTTATGTACCTTTACAAGGCCGGTATTCTTAAACGTAAAGTCTACCAGAATGAAAATCTGCAGCGCTTTGTAAATGATGGATCTCTGAAGGAAGTGGTAAGGCCTGAGGCATTGGCTATGCTTCTTTCCGAAAAACCCTTCTATCCCATGCTGATGAAAGAAGATTTTGACATCCTTCAGTATTACGGACTCTTTCAGGAGGGTCTTGTATATGATGATTTTCAGATTAAAGACAGGGCTGGCAATTTCTGGACAGCGGATCTCAGGGATGAAAATTACAGAAAGGAGCTGGCAGGGGCCCTTTGTGGTGGCAGCCTGAAAAACGGAGTGCTGCTCCATGCAGGCTTTTTCATCGGTTCCAATGATTTCTATGAAGGTCTGCGCACCATGGATGCCGATGAACGCAGGCTTTTCAGCATGACAGGGGTGGATGTGGTCAACCAGCTTTATGGCAATGAAAGGCTGCGGGCCCTTCAGCGCAAAGATGCCCGTTTTGTGAACACGGGCATGAAGCTCTCACTTCTGGGCAATGTCTGTTCCGATGCCCTGGAAGATGGCCGTGTGGTTTCCGGTGTGGGGGGGCAGTACAATTTTGTGGCCATGGCCCATGCCTTAAAGGATGCAAGGCTTATCATGATGCTTCGCTCCACCGGGTTCAGGGGAGGGCAGACCGTATCCAATGTGGTCTTTAATTATGGTCACACCACCATTCCCCGCCATCTGCGGGATATTGTGGTGACGGAATACGGCATTGCGGATCTGCGGGGGCGTTCGGACAGGGAAATCATCTCAAGGGTCCTTGCGGTGACGGATTCCAGATTCCAGGAAGGCCTGCTGAAAAAGGCAAAGGATGCGGGTAAAATTCCACAACATTATATTATTCCCGAAGCCTTCCGCAACAACACGCCCCAGCGCCTTAACGCCCTTGCGGCAAAATATAAAAATCAGGCTGTTTTTGCACCTTTTCCCTTTGGATCGGAATTTACAAGGGAAGAACAGGTTCTTGGGAGATCCCTGCGGGGACTTAAACAGAATATAGCCCGGAAAAAATGGGCCACCATAGGCGGTATTCTCGGTGGTCTGTTCAGGCCTGCTCCTGAGTCAGCCCATCCCTTCCTGCAACGCATGGGGCTGGATCAGCCTTCAAACTTCAAGGAAAAGCTTTTGCGCAGCGTGGTTACCCACGCTCTGATTTCCAGCGGAAGCCTTGATGCTGCCGTCAGCCGTCAGGAAACGGTTTCGGAAAAGGCCATGAAACCCGCTGCTGCGAGGGTGACAGTGCGATAG
- a CDS encoding Fic family protein, giving the protein MKRDLQGHYVTISTIGEKTQAFVPAPLPPTPPIEWSSELREKFDQALLALGRLDSVSVLLPDTSLFLYMYVRKEAVLSSMIEGTQSSLSDLLLFELEHQPGVPLNDVQEVSNYVAALNHGLNRLNEDFPLSLRLLKEIHSVLLSKGRGKECDPGEFRRSQNWIGGSCAGTAAFVPPPPEYVQECMGKLELFLHDQPQKTSVLIKAALAHVQFETIHPFLDGNGRLGRLIITLLLCSEKVLKEPMLYLSLYFKTHRQRYYELLNEIRLTGDWEAWLHFFADAVIHTATQAVNTAQQLMRLSAEDGQRINGLKRISGSAHLIHKAMLERPMASPNWIKEKTQLSPATVNACLRELEQLGIVKEVTGQKRNRIYSYVEYIRIMNEGTELPR; this is encoded by the coding sequence ATGAAGCGTGATCTACAAGGCCATTACGTAACCATTTCGACCATCGGGGAAAAGACACAAGCCTTTGTTCCGGCTCCGTTACCACCCACACCACCGATTGAGTGGTCATCAGAACTCCGGGAAAAGTTTGATCAGGCCCTGCTGGCTCTTGGTCGTCTGGACAGCGTTTCAGTATTGCTGCCGGACACTTCTCTCTTCCTTTATATGTATGTACGCAAAGAGGCCGTTCTGTCCTCAATGATCGAGGGAACCCAATCCTCCCTTTCAGACCTGCTGTTATTCGAGCTTGAACATCAACCCGGTGTGCCGCTCAATGACGTGCAGGAGGTCAGCAATTATGTGGCGGCGTTGAATCATGGCTTGAATCGGTTGAATGAAGATTTTCCGCTCTCGCTTCGCTTACTGAAAGAGATTCATAGCGTTCTGCTGTCGAAGGGGCGTGGCAAGGAGTGTGATCCGGGTGAGTTTCGTAGAAGCCAGAATTGGATTGGTGGCAGCTGTGCCGGTACGGCGGCGTTCGTGCCTCCGCCTCCGGAATATGTTCAGGAGTGCATGGGCAAGCTGGAGTTGTTTTTACACGATCAGCCGCAAAAGACCTCGGTTCTGATCAAAGCTGCGTTGGCGCATGTTCAGTTTGAAACGATCCACCCGTTTCTCGATGGTAACGGGCGTCTTGGTCGTTTAATAATTACCTTACTGCTTTGTTCTGAGAAGGTACTGAAGGAACCCATGCTCTACCTGAGTTTATATTTCAAGACTCATCGGCAGCGGTACTATGAGCTGTTGAATGAGATCCGCTTGACCGGTGACTGGGAGGCATGGCTCCATTTCTTTGCTGATGCGGTCATTCACACAGCAACACAGGCAGTGAATACAGCTCAACAATTGATGAGGCTTTCAGCTGAGGATGGCCAGCGGATTAATGGACTGAAGCGTATTTCCGGCTCGGCACACCTGATTCACAAAGCGATGCTGGAACGACCGATGGCTTCGCCAAACTGGATAAAGGAAAAGACCCAGCTTTCACCGGCTACAGTAAACGCGTGCCTGCGTGAATTAGAGCAGCTTGGCATCGTCAAAGAAGTAACCGGGCAGAAGAGAAACCGCATCTATTCCTATGTGGAATATATCCGGATCATGAACGAAGGCACCGAACTGCCACGCTGA